A region of Massilia sp. WG5 DNA encodes the following proteins:
- a CDS encoding glycoside hydrolase family 3 C-terminal domain-containing protein → MTIELNANEMATLTAGASMWSTAAMPDAGIPALAMADGPMGVAGPRIDERDISLLTPAPVALGASWDKALLQRVGRLVGGEAIRRKVDLMLAPNLNLARSPLAGRAFEYFSEDPLLCGVLGAAWIQGCQSVGTGAVAKHLVCNDSETARDRMNAVVDARTLREVYLQPFEMAAQAGCAGMLTAYNKVNGAWCAEAGKIIQDVAKAEWKFQGVFMSDWFGTHSTLGSLNGGLDLEMPGPARYLGAHSAAAVAEGQVDIARLHDAAGRVAATARRFGVDKGEPLPAAEASALLVEAAAAGFTLVRNEDALLPLDPLRFGRIAVIGPNASAPCFQGGTFAKIAVRPDAVLPIDALRERFGDTIVAYEPGVDPQPKLPRMAARPARALDDGCTRGMTLDYFDNPACAGAPLLSETRDTNSLTWFHGVHPAGALQKDAATRASGVYTAQASGPHRFYVGGTGALRLLVGGAEVFRRDEQLAPGDVMGRLKSGDADSVLVALRAGQEVEVVVELRYTAARCQGLWYGVRGPDSNEAMLERAVAAARAADAVVLVVGETSDASVESKDRIDTRLPEEQLALIEQVCAANPNTVIVTNVGHAFDTRWDSLARAVLHCWYPGEEFGPALAQVLAGDREPGGRMPVTIAREDADYPALSLQPDANGDLRYAEGTRVGYRGLAVNGVAPRQAFGSGFGYTGFALEAATVEPDGADGWTVTVLVRNTGRRPGAEVVQVYRAEPELTLVGFDKAWLAPGEQRALRIPVARRRLQVWDGGWTDPAGSVSLLIGRASDDLPLAVHLIPGGPAAASN, encoded by the coding sequence GTGACGATTGAATTGAACGCGAACGAGATGGCGACGCTGACGGCGGGCGCCTCGATGTGGTCGACGGCGGCGATGCCGGACGCCGGCATTCCCGCGCTGGCGATGGCGGATGGGCCGATGGGCGTGGCCGGACCGCGCATCGACGAGCGCGATATCTCGCTGCTGACGCCGGCCCCCGTTGCGCTGGGCGCGAGCTGGGACAAGGCGCTGCTGCAAAGGGTAGGGCGCCTGGTCGGTGGCGAAGCGATCCGCCGCAAGGTGGACCTGATGCTGGCGCCGAACCTGAACCTCGCGCGCAGCCCGCTGGCCGGACGCGCGTTCGAGTACTTTTCCGAAGATCCGCTGCTGTGCGGCGTCCTCGGCGCAGCCTGGATCCAGGGCTGCCAGTCGGTTGGCACGGGCGCCGTGGCCAAGCACCTGGTCTGCAACGACAGCGAGACGGCGCGCGACCGGATGAATGCGGTGGTGGATGCGCGCACCCTGCGCGAAGTCTACCTGCAGCCCTTCGAGATGGCGGCGCAGGCCGGCTGCGCCGGCATGCTGACCGCCTATAACAAGGTCAATGGGGCGTGGTGCGCCGAAGCCGGCAAGATCATCCAGGACGTCGCCAAGGCCGAGTGGAAGTTCCAGGGCGTGTTCATGAGCGACTGGTTCGGCACCCACTCGACGCTCGGTTCGCTGAATGGCGGCCTGGACCTCGAAATGCCGGGCCCCGCGCGCTACCTGGGCGCGCACAGCGCCGCCGCGGTCGCCGAAGGGCAAGTGGACATCGCGCGCCTGCACGATGCGGCCGGCCGCGTCGCCGCGACCGCGCGCCGCTTCGGCGTGGACAAGGGCGAGCCGCTGCCTGCCGCCGAGGCCAGCGCGCTGCTGGTCGAAGCCGCCGCCGCCGGGTTCACGCTGGTGCGCAACGAAGATGCGCTCCTGCCGCTGGACCCGCTGCGCTTCGGGCGCATCGCCGTCATCGGTCCGAACGCCAGCGCACCCTGTTTCCAGGGCGGGACCTTCGCCAAGATCGCCGTGCGTCCCGACGCCGTCCTGCCGATCGACGCGCTGCGCGAACGCTTCGGCGACACCATCGTCGCCTACGAGCCGGGCGTCGATCCGCAGCCGAAACTGCCGCGCATGGCTGCGCGTCCCGCACGCGCGCTGGACGATGGCTGCACCCGCGGCATGACGCTCGACTATTTCGACAACCCGGCCTGCGCGGGCGCACCGCTGCTGAGCGAAACCCGCGATACGAATTCTCTGACCTGGTTCCACGGCGTGCATCCGGCCGGCGCCCTCCAGAAGGATGCGGCGACGCGCGCCAGCGGCGTCTACACCGCGCAAGCCAGCGGCCCGCATCGCTTCTATGTCGGCGGCACCGGCGCGCTGCGCCTGCTGGTGGGCGGCGCTGAAGTGTTCCGGCGCGACGAGCAGCTCGCGCCCGGCGACGTCATGGGCCGTTTGAAGAGCGGCGACGCCGACAGCGTGCTGGTGGCGCTGCGCGCCGGCCAGGAAGTCGAGGTCGTGGTCGAGCTGCGCTACACGGCCGCGCGCTGCCAGGGCCTGTGGTACGGCGTGCGCGGCCCGGACAGCAATGAAGCGATGCTGGAGCGCGCCGTCGCTGCCGCGCGCGCGGCCGACGCCGTCGTGCTGGTGGTCGGCGAGACCTCGGACGCCAGCGTCGAGAGCAAGGACCGGATCGATACCCGCCTGCCGGAAGAGCAGCTCGCACTGATCGAACAGGTGTGCGCGGCGAATCCGAATACCGTCATCGTGACCAACGTCGGCCATGCCTTCGACACGCGCTGGGACAGCCTGGCCCGGGCCGTCCTGCATTGCTGGTATCCGGGCGAGGAGTTCGGCCCCGCGCTGGCCCAGGTGCTGGCCGGCGACCGCGAGCCGGGCGGACGGATGCCGGTCACGATCGCGCGCGAGGATGCCGACTACCCGGCGCTTTCGCTGCAGCCCGACGCCAACGGCGACCTGCGCTATGCCGAGGGCACCCGGGTCGGCTACCGCGGCCTGGCGGTGAACGGTGTCGCCCCGCGCCAGGCTTTCGGCAGCGGCTTCGGCTACACCGGCTTCGCGCTGGAAGCTGCGACGGTCGAACCGGATGGCGCGGACGGCTGGACCGTCACGGTCCTGGTCCGCAATACCGGCCGCAGGCCCGGCGCCGAGGTCGTGCAGGTCTATCGCGCCGAACCCGAGCTGACGCTGGTCGGCTTCGACAAGGCCTGGCTGGCGCCCGGCGAGCAGCGCGCGCTCCGCATTCCCGTCGCGCGCCGGCGCCTGCAGGTGTGGGACGGCGGCTGGACCGATCCGGCAGGCAGCGTCAGCCTGCTGATCGGCCGCGCCAGCGACGACCTGCCGCTCGCCGTACACCTGATTCCCGGCGGCCCCGCAGCCGCTTCCAACTGA
- a CDS encoding NADPH-dependent FMN reductase, with protein MNAMDTNFAADRARPFIVGIGGTTRPGSSTESALRTALRFAEEMGARTQLFGGEALSTLDVYSPEQRERSPAQQAIVEAVRQADAVIFASPGYHGGVSGLVKNAIDLLEDTRGDERVYLDGMPVGCIVTAAGWQGCNTTLGALRSIVHALRGWPTPLGVTLNTAGVKLFDAQGACLDAQVEASLRLLAEQVVKPAAAFARSHKQSEVSV; from the coding sequence ATGAACGCCATGGACACCAACTTCGCCGCCGACCGTGCGCGCCCCTTCATCGTCGGCATCGGCGGGACCACCCGCCCCGGATCGAGCACCGAAAGCGCGCTGCGCACGGCGCTGCGCTTCGCCGAGGAGATGGGCGCCCGCACCCAGCTGTTCGGCGGCGAAGCCCTCAGCACCCTCGACGTGTATTCGCCCGAGCAGCGCGAGCGCAGCCCGGCCCAGCAGGCCATCGTCGAGGCCGTGCGCCAGGCCGATGCCGTGATCTTCGCGTCGCCCGGCTACCACGGCGGCGTGTCGGGTCTCGTGAAAAACGCGATCGACCTGCTGGAAGACACCCGCGGCGACGAGCGCGTCTACCTGGACGGCATGCCGGTCGGCTGCATCGTGACGGCGGCCGGCTGGCAGGGCTGCAATACGACGCTGGGCGCGCTGCGCTCGATCGTGCACGCGCTGCGCGGCTGGCCGACGCCACTGGGCGTGACCCTAAACACGGCCGGCGTGAAGCTGTTCGATGCGCAGGGCGCCTGCCTGGATGCCCAGGTCGAGGCCAGCCTCAGGCTGCTGGCCGAGCAGGTGGTGAAGCCGGCGGCGGCCTTCGCGCGCAGCCATAAGCAATCGGAAGTTTCCGTATAA
- a CDS encoding TetR/AcrR family transcriptional regulator, with product MSLTTFMQSATAHVRAPKQGRSRQSFERIIEATIELCRERPYDQITLAEICNRAGVSTGALYGRVTGKDELLRAVQVQFLERLGEQFADEAQRIAERAHGLAEVVPAVVAGLGRLLMENASVLRSFMLRSSADEAIAAAGRKSAQENHAKFSRLVEACRSEILHPNPERAISASMQLIYASQARFLGLDSVGGMGEASSWTDLLEDLGDMMLAYLRFVPAR from the coding sequence ATGTCCCTGACGACCTTCATGCAGAGCGCTACTGCCCATGTCCGGGCGCCCAAACAGGGACGCAGCCGGCAATCGTTCGAACGCATCATCGAGGCGACCATCGAGTTGTGCCGCGAACGTCCTTATGACCAGATCACGCTGGCGGAAATCTGCAACCGCGCCGGCGTCTCCACGGGCGCGCTGTACGGCCGCGTGACCGGCAAGGACGAGTTGCTGCGCGCCGTGCAGGTACAGTTCCTGGAACGCCTGGGCGAGCAGTTCGCCGACGAGGCGCAGCGCATCGCCGAACGGGCGCATGGACTGGCCGAGGTCGTTCCCGCCGTGGTGGCAGGGCTCGGCCGGCTGCTCATGGAAAACGCCAGCGTGCTGCGTTCCTTCATGCTGCGCAGTTCGGCCGACGAGGCGATCGCCGCCGCCGGACGCAAGTCGGCGCAGGAGAACCATGCCAAGTTCAGCCGCCTGGTCGAGGCCTGCCGCAGCGAGATCCTGCATCCGAACCCGGAGCGGGCGATCTCGGCGAGCATGCAGCTCATCTATGCTTCCCAGGCCCGCTTCCTTGGCCTGGACAGTGTCGGCGGCATGGGCGAAGCCAGCAGCTGGACCGACCTGCTGGAAGACCTGGGCGACATGATGCTGGCCTATCTCCGCTTCGTACCCGCGCGCTGA
- a CDS encoding MFS transporter — protein MRSTPEQRKADWRQGWILVISGFLPVMAIIALAPTLPTLLGHFRDVPNPALMVPLLITAPSACIALLAPSAGAIADRFGRRPLLLWAMAFYGAGGLVPFAIDNFWAVVAGRVVIGIGEAGVLTVVNTLLADYFEEKERHRWLMLQGVVGSVLGTLTMASSGFLAAQGWQWPFLVYAVAIPILLASLAFLFEPAPRQKGSLASQAAAATPFPYTIAFMVAGVTVLLSTIYYVQVINFSVLLKELGVSDPEKIGLSMALPSIGVPLGAILFKLTTRFGAGAQIFLVFLGYAIGLSGIGLAPDYKVALGFAFVQQLANGIIVPALIAWAQSKFSFEHRGRGMGWWASSFFVAQFLSPAVVNLMRSSVGNLQGAFLAFGLISAACAVGACLLHVRAGRMARPQPGV, from the coding sequence ATGCGCAGCACCCCCGAACAACGCAAGGCGGACTGGCGCCAGGGCTGGATCCTGGTGATTTCCGGCTTCCTGCCGGTGATGGCGATCATTGCCCTCGCGCCGACCCTGCCGACCCTGCTGGGCCACTTCCGCGACGTACCGAATCCGGCCTTGATGGTGCCGCTCCTGATCACCGCCCCCAGCGCCTGCATCGCCTTGCTGGCGCCGAGCGCCGGAGCGATCGCGGACCGTTTCGGGCGCCGTCCCTTGCTGTTGTGGGCCATGGCCTTCTACGGCGCCGGTGGCCTGGTCCCCTTTGCCATCGATAACTTCTGGGCGGTGGTGGCGGGACGCGTCGTGATCGGCATCGGCGAGGCCGGCGTGCTGACCGTGGTGAACACGCTGCTGGCCGACTACTTCGAAGAAAAGGAACGCCACCGCTGGCTGATGCTGCAGGGCGTGGTCGGCTCGGTGCTGGGCACCCTGACCATGGCCAGTTCCGGCTTCCTGGCCGCGCAGGGCTGGCAGTGGCCCTTCCTCGTGTACGCCGTCGCGATCCCGATCCTGCTGGCCAGCCTGGCCTTCCTGTTCGAGCCGGCGCCGCGCCAGAAGGGCAGCCTCGCGAGCCAGGCGGCCGCGGCGACGCCGTTTCCCTATACGATCGCCTTCATGGTGGCCGGCGTGACCGTGCTGCTGTCGACGATCTACTATGTCCAGGTCATCAATTTCTCGGTGCTGCTGAAGGAACTCGGGGTGAGCGATCCGGAAAAGATCGGCCTGTCGATGGCCCTGCCGAGCATCGGCGTGCCGCTGGGCGCGATCCTGTTCAAGCTGACCACGCGCTTCGGCGCCGGCGCCCAGATCTTCCTGGTCTTCCTCGGCTACGCGATCGGCCTGTCCGGCATCGGCCTGGCGCCCGACTACAAGGTGGCGCTCGGCTTCGCCTTCGTCCAGCAGCTGGCCAACGGGATCATCGTGCCGGCCCTGATCGCCTGGGCCCAGAGCAAATTCTCGTTCGAGCACCGCGGCCGCGGCATGGGCTGGTGGGCGAGCTCCTTCTTCGTGGCCCAGTTCCTGTCGCCGGCGGTGGTCAACCTGATGCGCAGCTCGGTCGGCAACCTGCAGGGCGCCTTCCTGGCCTTCGGCCTGATCTCGGCCGCCTGCGCGGTCGGGGCCTGCCTGCTGCACGTCCGCGCCGGGCGCATGGCGCGTCCGCAACCGGGGGTATGA
- a CDS encoding nuclear transport factor 2 family protein, with amino-acid sequence MPYQNKLAGLLPGAALLAALLAAPTAAGAAHAADPDDTNRAAMRAFVDTAYGQKQVRKAYEAYAAADLVQHNPNIADGREAAIAEIEGLLKNPAAHFEVKHILVDGDMAAVHFRGSLGPGMGAAVVEVFRLKDGKIVEHWDAFQVMDPKVNARNPHPYF; translated from the coding sequence ATGCCATACCAAAACAAGCTCGCGGGCCTGCTGCCCGGCGCCGCACTGCTGGCTGCACTGCTGGCCGCACCGACGGCTGCCGGCGCCGCCCATGCCGCCGATCCGGACGACACCAACCGCGCCGCCATGCGCGCCTTCGTCGATACGGCCTACGGACAGAAACAGGTGCGCAAGGCCTACGAGGCCTACGCTGCTGCGGACCTGGTCCAGCACAATCCGAACATCGCCGACGGCAGGGAGGCGGCGATCGCCGAAATCGAAGGCCTGCTGAAGAACCCCGCGGCGCACTTCGAGGTCAAGCACATCCTCGTCGACGGCGACATGGCGGCGGTCCATTTCCGCGGCAGCCTGGGCCCGGGCATGGGCGCCGCCGTGGTCGAAGTGTTCCGCCTGAAGGATGGCAAGATCGTCGAGCACTGGGATGCCTTCCAGGTGATGGATCCGAAGGTGAACGCGCGCAATCCGCATCCGTATTTCTGA
- a CDS encoding ThuA domain-containing protein, with protein sequence MLVLGGARKFQHDSISTAMASVFAWGEGTGLWDAELRTDFALVRDRGGEPMNAGFQPKGLRDFDAIVIASADGEWELAPDQKRALLDFVRSGKGLVVMHAGIDANHGWRDYIDMIGAEQVGHPYNTVEQPIHPFTLLNEQRGFPATAFLPGRFVKQDELYTLRNWSRSDIDVLLRIDETTVQDVGDEAPPDRDLPVAWIKSYGKGRVFASTLGHTREAFRDPDIARMYTQAIEWSLGLVDGPPPRPHSNGE encoded by the coding sequence GTGCTGGTGCTCGGCGGCGCCAGGAAGTTCCAGCACGATTCGATTTCGACGGCCATGGCCAGCGTCTTCGCCTGGGGTGAAGGCACCGGCCTGTGGGATGCCGAACTGCGCACCGACTTCGCGCTGGTGCGCGACCGCGGCGGCGAGCCGATGAATGCAGGTTTCCAGCCGAAAGGATTGCGCGACTTCGACGCCATCGTGATCGCCAGCGCGGATGGGGAATGGGAACTGGCGCCCGACCAGAAGCGCGCCTTGCTCGACTTCGTCCGTTCGGGCAAAGGGCTGGTCGTCATGCATGCGGGGATCGATGCGAATCACGGCTGGCGCGACTATATCGACATGATCGGCGCGGAACAGGTCGGGCATCCGTACAACACGGTGGAGCAGCCGATTCACCCCTTCACTCTGCTGAACGAACAGCGCGGGTTTCCGGCAACGGCCTTCCTGCCGGGCCGTTTCGTCAAGCAGGACGAACTGTACACGCTGCGTAACTGGTCGCGGTCGGATATCGATGTCCTGCTGCGCATCGACGAAACGACGGTGCAGGATGTCGGCGACGAAGCGCCGCCGGACCGCGATCTCCCGGTCGCATGGATCAAATCCTATGGAAAGGGGCGGGTATTCGCCTCGACCCTGGGCCACACCCGCGAAGCGTTCAGGGATCCGGATATCGCGCGCATGTACACGCAGGCCATCGAATGGTCGCTCGGTCTGGTCGATGGTCCGCCGCCGCGGCCGCATTCGAACGGTGAATAG